One Prunus dulcis chromosome 7, ALMONDv2, whole genome shotgun sequence DNA segment encodes these proteins:
- the LOC117635235 gene encoding receptor-like protein EIX1 — translation MREERRERNKLRIDELNKAKSKEEDALRNHNVGCIDIERKALLKLKQGLTNPSNRLSSQVGEDCCKWSGVGCNNITGRINRLDLPNRSSDGLDYSGAIVSAFGFGGEINPSLLVLKYLIYLDLSMNNFGGVQLPSFIGSLEKLKYLDLSSASFGGIIPPNLGNLSGLLYLDLSNNIVEPIGNDLRWLATLSSLKYLILEGVNPAKTTSYWFPTINMLPSLVELHLPFCGPSILPLTLPSINFTSLLVLDLSSNYFNSTIPPWLFNLTELEMLDLTDNSLTGELPDSLGYLKSLRYLHLSDNSFQGSIPKSIGNLTSLEEFYLGWNQISGIIPESLWDLSSLVSLDIYGNTWEGAITEAHFTKLRGLRKVSIGNNSPNISLVFNISFDWIPPFKLRFLYIRSCQLGPKFPTWLINQTKLTKMVLRNAGISDTIPDWFWQLDLQLDNLDVANNQLSGAQFIKIQLFFHC, via the exons atgagagaagagagaagggagagaaACAAGCTCAGAATCGATGAGCTCAATaaagcaaaatcaaaagagGAAGATGCTTTGAGAA ATCATAATGTGGGATGCATAGATATAGAGAGGAAAGCCCTTCTCAAGCTCAAACAAGGCCTCACAAATCCTTCCAACCGGCTTTCATCTCAGGTGGGAGAAGATTGCTGCAAATGGAGTGGTGTAGGCTGCAACAACATAACTGGACGTATCAACAGGCTCGATCTTCCCAATCGCTCTTCAGATGGGTTGGATTATTCCGGAGCAATAGTGTCTGCATTTGGATTTGGTGGTGAGATCAACCCTTCTTTGCTTgttttgaaatatttgatttaCTTGGATTTGAGCATGAATAACTTTGGAGGTGTCCAACTTCCAAGTTTCATTGGATCGCTAGAGAAACTGAAATACCTCGATCTCTCTAGTGCTTCTTTTGGTGGAATCATTCCCCCCAATCTTGGAAACCTCTCAGGGTTGCTTTATCTTGATCTTAGTAATAACATTGTTGAACCAATTGGGAATGACCTTCGTTGGCTTGCAACTCTTTCTTCCTTAAAGTACCTTATCTTGGAAGGAGTGAACCCTGCTAAGACTACATCTTATTGGTTTCCCACTATTAATATGCTCCCTTCACTTGTTGAATTGCATTTGCCCTTTTGTGGACCTTCCATCCTTCCTCTCACTCTTCCATCTATCAATTTCACATCCCTTTTGGTTCTTGATCTCTCCAGCAACTATTTCAACTCCACGATACCTCCTTGGTTGTTCAATCTAACTGAGCTAGAGATGTTGGATTTGACGGATAACAGTCTGACAGGAGAACTGCCTGATTCTTTGGGATATCTTAAAAGCTTGAGATACCTCCACTTGTCGGATAACTCATTTCAgggttcaatcccaaaatcgATTGGAAACTTGACATCTTTGGAGGAGTTTTACCTTGGATGGAATCAAATAAGTGGGATCATCCCAGAAAGTCTTTGGGATCTCTCATCGCTGGTttcacttgatatttatggcAACACATGGGAAGGTGCCATTACAGAAGCTCATTTTACGAAACTTAGAGGCCTGAGAAAAGTATCAATTGGAAATAATTCCCCAAACATTTCCTTGGTTTTCAACATAAGCTTTGATTGGATACCTCCTTTCAAATTAAGATTCTTGTACATTAGGTCATGCCAACTGGGTCCCAAATTTCCTACATGGCTCATAAATCAGACTAAGTTGACCAAGATGGTACTCCGTAACGCTGGGATTTCAGACACCATACCAGATTGGTTTTGGCAGTTGGATTTGCAATTAGATAATCTAGATGTCGCTAATAATCAATTAAGCGGTGCCCAATTCATTAAGATTCAGCTATTCTTCCATTGTTGA
- the LOC117634219 gene encoding DNA gyrase subunit B, chloroplastic/mitochondrial-like, with the protein MALLILRPPPPPYLRFMALRFLSHSSLHPHFPSSSSSFSSSSLARPSLLFNPQPRTHIPLKGVPSCCVVRNAVAPRAFMSSTPATEAFQGSSGSNAYGSDQIQVLEGLDPVRKRPGMYIGSTGPIWSMKF; encoded by the exons ATGGCGCTTCTTATTCTGAGACCTCCTCCCCCTCCTTATCTTCGCTTCATGGCCTTacgctttctctcacactcttCTCTTCACCCTCACTtcccctcctcttcttcttctttctcgtCTTCCTCTCTTGCTCGTCCCTCCCTCTTGTTCAACCCACAACCCAG GACCCATATTCCACTGAAGGGCGTTCCTAGCTGCTGTGTAGTTCGAAATGCGGTTGCTCCAAGAGCTTTTATGTCGTCTACCCCTGCAACCGAGGCTTTTCAAGGCAGCTCTGGCTCCAATGCATATGGGTCTGATCAGATTCAG GTATTGGAAGGCTTAGACCCTGTTAGAAAGAGGCCAGGGATGTATATTGGGAGCACAGGACCCATTTG GTCTATGAAATTTTAG
- the LOC117634218 gene encoding uncharacterized protein LOC117634218: protein MIVQQSFGHLFLFEFAIVMLIVSRFLLSVVYCVLFIVLYQLSHIIGHESLQPLSWIFLITSSAYSENGNCPLHKESDWKEAGYHDRPIFWCYTPNNTVLPVFDCVLTLRGTRDSFGRGVEGLEAVRCTNGKEGAHHRIGY, encoded by the exons ATGATTGTGCAGCAGAGTTTTGgtcatttatttctttttgaatttgcaATAGTCATGTTAATTGTATCAAggtttcttctttctgttgTTTATTGTGTGCTATTCATAGTTTTATACCAATTATCGCACATCATTGGTCATGAATCTTTGCAACCTTTGAGTTGGATTTTTCTGATTACATCAAGTGCTTATTCAGAAAATGGCAATTGTCCTTTACACAAAGAGTCCGACTGGAAAGAAGCTGGATATCATGACAGGCCAATTTTTTGGTGTTACACTCCAAATAACACGGTGCTTCCAGTTTTTGATTGTGTACTGACATTGAGAGGGACAA gGGATTCTTTTGGCAGAGGAGTTGAAGGGTTAGAAGCAGTTAG GTGCACAAATGGCAAGGAAGGTGCACATCACCGCATTGGTTACTGA
- the LOC117634216 gene encoding sulfoquinovosidase-like, which produces MRAGFRDSPKWGMLFWEGDQMVSWQTHDGIKSAVVGLLSSGISGYAFNHSDIGGYCAVNLPFINYRRSEELFLRWMELNAFTTVFRTHEGNKPSCNSQFYSNDRTLFHFARFAKIYKAWKFYRVQLVQEAAQKGLPVCRHLFLHYPDDEHVHSLSYHQFLVGTEILVVPVLDKGKNNVKAYFPTGESCTWQHIWTGKHFRRQGVEATVEAPIGCPAVFVKTGSIVGETFLKNLIDLKVL; this is translated from the exons ATGAGGGCTGGTTTCAGAGATAGTCCCAAATGGGGGATGCTGTTTTGGGAAGGAGACCAAATGGTAAGTTGGCAGACTCATGATGGAATAAAGAGTGCTGTTGTTGGTCTACTCAGCAGTGGAATTTCTGGGTATGCTTTTAATCACAGTGATATTGGAGGGTACTGTGCTGTAAACTTACCGTTTATTAATTACCGAAGAAGTGAAGAGTTGTTTTTGCGATGGATGGAGCTAAATGCTTTCACAACTGTTTTCCGGACACATGAA GGAAACAAACCATCTTGCAACAGCCAATTCTACTCCAATGACCGGACTCTATTCCATTTTGCACGCTTTGCTAAAATCTATAAAGCTTGGAAGTTCTACAGAGTCCAGCTTGTTCAG GAAGCCGCTCAAAAAGGTCTTCCTGTATGCCGCCACCTATTTCTGCATTACCCAGATGATGAACATGTGCACAGTTTGAGCTACCACCAGTTTTTGGTCGGTACTGAGATTCTAGTGGTGCCCGTCCTAGACAAGGGCAAAAATAACGTCAAGGCCTATTTTCCAACAGGAGAAAGTTGTACTTGGCAACATATATGGACTGGAAAACATTTTAGAAGGCAGGGTGTTGAAGCCACAGTAGAAGCTCCAATTGGCTGTCCTGCTGTATTTGTTAAGACTGGCTCCATTGTTGGAGAgacttttttgaaaaatcttatAGATTTGAAGGTTCTTTAA
- the LOC117634214 gene encoding DNA gyrase subunit B, chloroplastic/mitochondrial isoform X3, with translation MYIGSTGPRGLHHLVYEILDNAVDEAQAGFASKIEVVLLADGSVSIADNGRGIPTDMHPATKKSALETVLTVLHAGGKFGGSSSGYSVSGGLHGVGLSVVNALSETLEVTVWRDGMEYQQKYSRGKPVTTLSCHVLPIESQDRQGTRIRFWPDKEVFTTAIQFDYNTIAGLIRELAFLNPNLMITLRQEDTDPEKNHHNEYFYAGGLVEYVRWLNTDNKPLHDVVGFRKEVDGITIDVALQWCSDAYSDTMLGYANSIRTVDGGTHIDGTKASLTRTLNSLGKKSKIIKEKDITLSGEHVREGLTCVISVKVANPEFEGQTKTRLGNPEVRRVVDQSLQEYLTEYLELHPDVLDSILSKSLNALKAALAAKRARELVRQKSVLRSSSLPGKLADCSSTNPEESEIFIVEGDSAGGSAKQGRDRRFQAILPLRGKILNIERKDEAAMYKNEEIQNLILGLGLGVKGEDFKKEALRYHKIIILTDADIDGAHIRTLLLTFFFRYQRALFDEGYIYVGVPPLYKVERGKQAKYCYDDAELKMLQSSFPPNASYNIQRFKGLGEMMPAQLWETTMNPEQRLLKRLGVEDAAEANIVFSSLMGARVDYRKELIKNSASMVNLDQLDI, from the exons ATTCCGACTGATATGCACCCAGCAACCAAGAAATCTGCTCTGGAGACTGTGTTGACG GTTTTACATGCTGGTGGCAAATTTGGTGGTTCAAGTAGTGGGTATAGTGTCTCTGGTGGATTACATGGTGTGGGTTTATCTGTCGTCAATGCCTTGTCTGAG ACATTGGAAGTCACTGTTTGGCGTGATGGAATGGaatatcaacaaaaatattCTCGTGGAAAGCCTGTGACAACTCTATCTTGTCATGTGCTTCCAATTGAATCCCAAGATCGGCAAGGAACGCGCATCAGATTTTGGCCTGACAAAGAAG TATTCACAACTGCTATTCAGTTTGACTACAACACAATAGCTGGACTTATTAGGGAGCTAGCTTTTCTAAACCCAAAT CTTATGATCACTCTTAGACAAGAGGATACAGATCCAGAGAAGAACCATCACAATGAATACTTTTATGCAGGGGGTTTGGTTGAATATGTGAGATGGCTAAATACTGATAAC AAACCGCTTCACGATGTGGTTGGCTTTAGAAAAGAAGTGGATGGAATCACTATTGATGTAGCTCTCCAGTG GTGTTCTGATGCATATTCAGATACAATGCTAGGGTATGCTAATAGCATACGCACTGTTGATGGAGGAACCCATATTGATGGAACAAAGGCTTCATTAACAAGAACTCTTAATAGCCTTGGGAAAAAGTCCAAAATTATCAAG GAAAAGGATATCACTTTGAGTGGTGAGCATGTAAGAGAAGGACTGACATGCGTCATCTCAGTCAAAGTTGCCAATCCGGAATTTGAAGGCCAAACAAAG ACTAGGCTGGGAAATCCAGAGGTGCGAAGAGTGGTTGATCAATCTCTTCAAGAGTATCTTACAGAATACTTGGAGTTGCATCCAGATGTACTGGATTCAATCCTTTCAAAGTCTTTAAATGCTCTCAAG GCAGCTCTGGCTGCAAAGAGGGCAAGGGAACTAGTCAGACAAAAGAGTGTTTTGCGATCCTCTTCTCTCCCAGGAAAACTAGCTGATTGCTCATCAACAAATCCTGAAGAATCTG AAATCTTTATAGTGGAAGGAGATTCAGCTGGTGGAAGTGCAAAACAGGGTCGTGATAGGCGCTTCCAG GCCATTCTTCCACTGAGGGGTAAAATTCTGAACATTGAAAGGAAGGATGAGGCAGCAATGTATAAAAATGAAGAGATTCAAAATCTAATTCTTGGTCTTGGACTTGGAGTGAAG GGAGAGGACTTTAAGAAGGAGGCTCTACGATACCATAAGATTATCATCTTAACAGATGCTGATATAGATGGTGCTCACATCCGTACTCTGCTTTTGACATTTTTCTTCAGATATCAG AGAGCCTTGTTTGATGAGGGCTACATATATGTTGGCGTTCCACCCCTTTACAAG GTTGAGAGGGGAAAGCAAGCAAAATATTGCTATGATGATGCTGAACTTAAAATGCTCCAGAGTTCCTTCCCTCCAAATGCATCTTATAACATTCAGAGGTTTAAAG GCCTAGGGGAAATGATGCCCGCACAGTTATGGGAAACAACAATGAATCCTGAGCAAAGGCTTCTGAAACGATTAGGGGTTGAGGATGCTGCTGAGGCCAACATTGTCTTTTCGTCCCTTATGGGTGCCCGG gtggactACCGGAAAGAACTCATAAAGAATTCTGCAAGCATGGTCAACCTCGATCAATTAGATATTTAA